Proteins encoded by one window of Myxococcales bacterium:
- a CDS encoding biopolymer transporter ExbD: MAGSNGNSKTTITTINVTPLVDITLVLLIIFMVTATFIANPQIPIDLPKAATAEKSEPQTFAVVITKNNELFLDGEATTEDQIGQFIDNRLKNTPDLQVVISADREAMHGNVVRIIDLVRSHNVQKFAINVEPADEKDQKK; encoded by the coding sequence ATGGCCGGGAGTAACGGCAACAGCAAAACGACGATCACCACCATCAATGTCACCCCGCTGGTCGACATTACGCTGGTGCTGCTGATCATCTTCATGGTGACCGCGACCTTCATCGCCAATCCGCAAATCCCGATCGACCTGCCCAAGGCGGCGACCGCGGAAAAATCGGAGCCGCAGACGTTCGCGGTGGTGATTACCAAGAACAACGAGTTGTTCCTCGACGGCGAGGCGACGACCGAGGACCAGATCGGCCAATTCATCGACAACCGGCTGAAGAACACCCCGGATTTGCAGGTGGTGATCAGCGCCGACCGGGAAGCGATGCACGGCAACGTGGTGCGGATCATCGACCTGGTGCGCAGCCACAACGTGCAGAAATTCGCGATCAACGTCGAACCGGCCGACGAAAAAGATCAAAAGAAATGA
- the guaA gene encoding glutamine-hydrolyzing GMP synthase, producing the protein MDIHSEKILILDFGSQVTMLIARRIRELNVYCEIHPCTMTARAIQDFRPRGIVLSGSPASVYQADAPDCDPYVFAAGVPVLGICYGMQLLTRHGGGKVAHSTEREYGRTELTILDDGDLFAGFDREQKVVVWMSHGDRVDALPVGFAAIAASANSPLAAIADRDRRWYGVQFHPEVHHTPRGREILANFVYDICGCRPLWTMASFVETSVQALRERIGKERVILGLSGGVDSSVVATLLNRAIGEQLTCIFVNNGVLRKGEAQQVQHGFAKHFGINLVYVDASERFLTKLAGVTEPEQKRKIIGNEFIYVFEEEARKLKGARYLAQGTLYPDVIESVSYRGPSATIKSHHNVGGLPEKMNLELIEPLRELFKDEVRQVGRELGLPAELVGRHPFPGPGLAVRIIGEVTAERVRILQEADAIFIQELRSAGLYDMIWQALAVLLPVKSVGVMGDERTYENTCALRAVHSVDGMTADWVHLPYDVLGTASNRIINEVKGINRVVYDVSSKPPSTIEWE; encoded by the coding sequence ATGGACATTCATTCCGAAAAAATCCTGATTCTCGATTTCGGCTCGCAAGTCACGATGCTCATCGCGCGGCGCATCCGCGAGTTGAACGTTTATTGCGAAATCCACCCTTGCACGATGACCGCCCGGGCCATCCAAGACTTTCGGCCGCGGGGCATCGTGCTCTCGGGCAGCCCGGCGAGCGTTTATCAGGCTGACGCCCCCGATTGCGACCCGTACGTGTTCGCGGCCGGCGTGCCCGTGCTCGGTATCTGCTACGGCATGCAACTGCTGACCCGGCACGGCGGCGGCAAGGTCGCCCATTCGACCGAGCGCGAATACGGCCGGACCGAACTGACGATCCTGGACGACGGCGACCTCTTCGCCGGCTTCGACCGCGAGCAGAAGGTCGTCGTCTGGATGAGCCACGGCGACCGGGTGGACGCCCTGCCGGTCGGCTTCGCCGCTATCGCCGCGTCGGCCAATTCGCCTCTCGCGGCCATCGCCGACCGCGATCGGCGGTGGTACGGCGTGCAATTCCACCCGGAGGTGCATCACACGCCGCGCGGCCGGGAAATCCTCGCCAACTTCGTGTATGACATCTGCGGCTGTCGCCCGCTGTGGACAATGGCCAGCTTCGTCGAAACCTCGGTGCAGGCGCTCCGCGAACGTATCGGCAAGGAACGGGTGATCCTCGGCCTGTCGGGCGGGGTCGATTCGTCGGTCGTCGCGACGCTGCTCAACCGCGCGATCGGCGAACAACTGACCTGCATCTTCGTGAACAACGGCGTGCTGCGCAAAGGCGAGGCGCAACAGGTGCAGCACGGTTTTGCCAAGCACTTCGGCATCAACCTGGTGTACGTTGACGCCTCCGAACGCTTTCTGACCAAGCTGGCCGGCGTCACCGAACCGGAGCAGAAGCGCAAGATCATCGGCAACGAGTTCATCTACGTGTTCGAGGAGGAGGCGCGCAAGCTCAAAGGCGCCCGCTACCTGGCGCAAGGCACCTTGTATCCCGACGTCATCGAGTCGGTTTCCTATCGCGGCCCTTCGGCGACCATCAAGAGCCACCACAATGTCGGTGGCCTCCCCGAAAAAATGAACCTCGAACTGATCGAGCCGCTGCGCGAATTGTTCAAGGACGAGGTGCGGCAGGTCGGCCGCGAACTGGGCCTGCCGGCGGAACTCGTCGGGCGACACCCGTTCCCGGGGCCGGGCCTGGCCGTGCGCATCATCGGCGAGGTGACGGCGGAACGCGTGCGCATTCTGCAGGAAGCCGACGCGATTTTCATTCAGGAACTGCGGAGCGCCGGCCTGTACGACATGATCTGGCAGGCGCTGGCCGTACTCCTGCCCGTCAAGAGCGTCGGCGTCATGGGCGATGAGCGCACCTACGAAAACACATGCGCCCTGCGCGCCGTGCACAGCGTCGACGGCATGACCGCCGACTGGGTCCATCTGCCCTATGACGTGCTCGGCACCGCCAGCAACCGGATCATCAACGAGGTCAAGGGAATCAACCGCGTCGTCTACGACGTTTCGTCCAAACCGCCGAGCACCATCGAATGGGAATAA
- a CDS encoding DMT family transporter — translation MTDRRYDRLVTPALIWIQVTFGAFHVFGKYVVSNMDPMAVAGLRVLGATPLLLLLAWKVDRIIPQGREWLSLALLGFLGVFANQLLFINGLKFTTATNVGILMPSIPVFTCAIAALFRVERIRPAQMLGVALAVIGALVMLNPFRFTLGNDTTFGNLLIVGNCLAYAGYLVLQRPVLRRLPPLTVVAYAFLFGGLGVLAVSGRHVLAIEPARMPALVWVGIAYSVIFQTTINYALTVWVMKRSTPSVVSSFNSLQPLVAAILAAIFLGETFGWREAAGFVLIVGGLLFVTRQREAAPAAPAASIR, via the coding sequence GTGACGGATCGGCGGTACGATCGGCTGGTAACTCCGGCCCTGATCTGGATTCAGGTGACCTTTGGGGCGTTTCACGTCTTCGGGAAATACGTCGTCAGCAACATGGACCCGATGGCCGTGGCCGGGCTCCGGGTGCTCGGCGCCACGCCGCTGTTGTTGTTGCTGGCCTGGAAGGTCGACCGCATCATTCCCCAGGGGCGAGAATGGTTATCGCTGGCCTTGCTCGGCTTTCTCGGGGTTTTCGCCAATCAACTGCTGTTCATCAACGGGCTCAAATTCACCACCGCGACCAACGTCGGCATCCTGATGCCGTCGATTCCCGTCTTTACTTGCGCCATCGCGGCGTTGTTCCGCGTCGAACGCATCCGGCCGGCGCAAATGCTGGGTGTCGCGCTCGCCGTGATCGGGGCCCTGGTCATGCTCAATCCGTTTCGGTTCACGCTGGGTAACGACACCACTTTCGGCAATCTGCTGATCGTCGGCAACTGCCTGGCCTACGCGGGATACCTCGTGCTGCAACGGCCGGTGCTGCGCCGCCTGCCGCCGTTGACCGTCGTCGCGTATGCCTTTCTGTTCGGCGGCCTGGGTGTGCTGGCGGTGTCCGGCCGCCACGTCCTGGCGATCGAGCCGGCCCGGATGCCCGCGCTGGTGTGGGTGGGCATCGCTTACTCGGTGATTTTTCAGACCACGATCAACTATGCGTTGACGGTGTGGGTGATGAAGCGCTCGACGCCCTCGGTGGTGTCGTCCTTCAACTCCCTGCAACCGCTGGTCGCGGCGATTCTGGCGGCGATTTTCCTGGGCGAGACCTTCGGCTGGCGCGAAGCGGCCGGATTTGTTTTGATTGTCGGTGGATTGCTCTTCGTCACGCGGCAACGGGAAGCGGCGCCGGCCGCGCCGGCCGCATCGATTCGTTGA
- the guaB gene encoding IMP dehydrogenase codes for MLNHDLKEGLTFEDVLLIPSKSHFLPSEADLKTRVTKELYINVPVLSAAMDTVTEEETAIAMAQEGGIGIIHKNMTIDEQAAQVEKVKKARSALIEDPITMPPDATVREAKQIMAHYNISGVPVIDNGKLVGILTNRDLRFVENDDAPISSVMTTNLVTVKVGTTAEEGKRMMHGKRIEKLLVVDEHNHLKALMTIKDIIKAERHPHACTDQRGRLRVGAAVGVGEAERDRAIALLEKGVDVLCVDTSHGHQTNVWKMIEWLRGNHPDAQVIGGNVATAAATIDLIKAGATGVKVGMGPGSICTTRIVSGAGMPQITAIDDCARAAAEYDVPIIADGGIKYSGDVTKAIAAGAHCVMIGSLFAGTEEAPGETILYQGRTYKYYRGMGSLGAMARGSKDRYFQSDVESPKKLVPEGIEGRVPYRGPIGNVVYQLLGGLRSGMGYTGCITIEELRTKAKFVRVTHAGLRESHVHDVIITKEAPNYQIG; via the coding sequence ATGCTCAATCACGATTTGAAAGAAGGGTTGACCTTCGAGGACGTCCTGTTGATCCCGTCGAAAAGCCATTTCCTGCCTTCCGAGGCCGATCTGAAAACCCGGGTGACGAAGGAACTGTATATCAACGTGCCGGTGCTTTCGGCCGCGATGGACACGGTGACCGAGGAAGAGACCGCCATTGCGATGGCGCAAGAGGGCGGCATCGGCATCATTCATAAGAACATGACGATCGACGAACAGGCGGCGCAGGTCGAAAAGGTGAAAAAAGCGCGGTCGGCCCTGATCGAGGACCCGATCACCATGCCGCCGGACGCGACGGTCCGCGAAGCCAAGCAAATCATGGCCCACTACAACATCTCCGGCGTACCGGTGATCGACAACGGCAAGCTGGTGGGCATTCTGACCAACCGCGACCTGCGGTTCGTGGAAAACGACGACGCGCCGATCTCCTCGGTCATGACCACCAACCTGGTGACGGTCAAGGTGGGCACGACGGCCGAGGAAGGCAAGCGCATGATGCACGGCAAGCGCATCGAAAAGCTGCTGGTCGTCGACGAGCACAACCACCTCAAGGCGTTGATGACGATCAAGGACATCATCAAGGCCGAGCGGCATCCCCACGCCTGCACCGATCAGCGCGGCCGGTTGCGCGTCGGCGCGGCGGTCGGGGTCGGCGAAGCCGAGCGCGACCGCGCGATCGCGCTGCTGGAAAAAGGCGTCGACGTGCTGTGCGTCGACACCTCGCACGGCCATCAGACCAACGTCTGGAAGATGATCGAATGGCTGCGCGGCAACCATCCCGACGCCCAGGTCATCGGCGGCAACGTCGCCACGGCCGCGGCGACGATCGACCTGATCAAGGCCGGCGCCACCGGCGTCAAGGTCGGCATGGGGCCGGGCAGCATCTGCACGACGCGCATCGTCAGCGGCGCGGGCATGCCGCAGATCACCGCGATCGACGATTGCGCCCGCGCGGCGGCCGAGTACGACGTGCCGATCATCGCCGACGGCGGCATCAAGTACAGCGGCGACGTCACCAAGGCGATCGCCGCCGGGGCGCACTGCGTGATGATCGGCTCGCTGTTCGCCGGCACCGAGGAAGCGCCGGGCGAGACGATTCTCTACCAGGGCCGCACGTACAAATATTACCGCGGCATGGGCAGCCTGGGCGCGATGGCGCGCGGCAGCAAGGACCGCTATTTTCAGAGCGACGTGGAATCGCCCAAGAAACTCGTGCCGGAAGGCATCGAGGGACGCGTGCCCTATCGCGGCCCGATCGGCAACGTCGTCTACCAATTGCTCGGCGGGCTGCGCTCGGGCATGGGCTACACCGGTTGCATCACCATCGAGGAACTGCGCACCAAGGCCAAGTTCGTCCGGGTGACCCACGCCGGCCTGCGGGAAAGCCACGTGCACGATGTCATCATCACCAAAGAGGCTCCGAACTATCAGATCGGCTGA
- a CDS encoding MotA/TolQ/ExbB proton channel family protein: MVGARSLLYLLFFLSILSITVAILKYRQYRRDNTLGREFPSLLVGWLEKDDVASALRHVEGADGANAAVLREGLRNFHEGPVVMEKIMASRVVREKNRLEAYLIVLGTIGNNAPFIGLLGTVMGIIKAFHDLAMTTVQGPQTVMAGISEALIATAVGLFVAIPTVVLFNWLQGQSQLLLDEVDSNAKIVLAYAERQTEGRHGRE; this comes from the coding sequence ATGGTCGGCGCCCGGTCGCTGCTCTATTTACTGTTCTTCCTGTCGATCCTCAGCATCACCGTGGCCATTCTGAAGTACCGCCAGTATCGGCGGGACAACACGTTGGGCCGCGAATTTCCGTCCTTGCTGGTGGGCTGGCTCGAAAAAGATGATGTCGCCAGCGCGCTGCGCCACGTCGAAGGCGCGGATGGCGCCAACGCCGCCGTGCTGCGCGAAGGATTGCGCAATTTCCACGAAGGGCCCGTGGTCATGGAAAAAATCATGGCCAGCCGCGTCGTTCGCGAAAAGAACCGGCTCGAAGCCTATCTGATCGTGCTGGGCACGATCGGCAACAACGCCCCGTTCATCGGCCTGTTGGGCACCGTCATGGGCATCATCAAGGCGTTCCACGACCTGGCCATGACCACCGTGCAGGGGCCGCAAACCGTCATGGCCGGTATTTCCGAGGCGTTGATCGCCACGGCCGTCGGCCTGTTCGTGGCGATCCCGACCGTCGTGTTGTTCAACTGGCTGCAGGGCCAGTCGCAGTTGTTGCTCGACGAGGTCGATTCCAACGCCAAGATCGTGCTGGCCTACGCCGAGCGGCAGACCGAGGGTCGCCATGGCCGGGAGTAA
- the dnaE gene encoding DNA polymerase III subunit alpha, which yields MTAEFVHLHVHTAYSLLDGAIKLSDLFDKAERDGQTAVAITDHGNLHGVVQFAYQAKNHNIKPVIGCEVYLAHGSRHDKSNEQPRAYHQVLLCENEAGWRNLLQIINTAHLEGKTSGLFGRPRADRELLEKHSEGLVCLSSCLSGMVPRTLLELGYDKALAMADWYRQVFPGRFYIEIQRNGLEDQEKANVDLLKIARELELPVVATCDAHYLDREHARSHEILLCIQTGATMNDPKRFKFSSDQIYFRTRAEMAETFGDLPAALRNTLEVAERCTFVPQFGAAVFPAYQTPRGEDSISTFTKAARSGLLRRLKPLRESHDEQRDGPWMQVEKIYAERLEIEIDLITRKGFADYFLIVQDFIGWARDHGIPVGPGRGSAAGALVSYALGITNIDPLRYNLLFERFLNPERQDNPDIDVDFCAERRDEVIRYVSEKYGEAHVSQIATFGSMKARQVVRDVGRAMGYSFGEVDSIAKLIPDDLNMTLAKAEKTPDVERLLKDAEWARELWFHARALEGLPRHVSTHAAGVVISRQPLGECVPLMLDKDANVVCQFDKNDVETAGLIKFDFLGLKTLTVIDKTLRMIREVHGIDIDMDRIPLDDPEAYALLGRGLSTGVFQFESPGMRDLLVRLKPDRIEDLTAINALYRPGPIGSGMIDDFIARKKGEQKVVYDLDILGKILESTYGMMVYQEQVQQVAHVVGGMSLGEADLMRRAMAKKKIDKMAAFKVKFLEGAARQHLARNAVEKIWDMMEKFAEYGFNKSHSAAYALVAYQTAYLKAHYSSAFMAALMTMEKNDSDKIMAKIAECRDLGIKVLPPDVNESGREFTINKKGQIRFGLEAVKNVGEGAVLSMIEARQKDGPFKGLYDFCERIDVRKANKRVVESLVKCGAFDSLEPHRAALLAAVEGAMDQAVRRQTDRDSGQTSLFGMLEAKNPTAAAPALPNVPEWSHDELLRFEKEALGFFITGHPLDDYRLLIDRFANADSETLRDATAAREVRIAAVFTALDKKMTKTGKPMAMGMAEDQKAPFRVTLFAEALEKSAALLENLEQPALLFGKIDLRDGGNGLLVEKAIPLVKAPEVCSNEVHFNLRTVGLSKGQLQRLAECIHRHPGSCRGVIHLEIPDRSEATFVLPNRLGLSPSDDLVEEVRAIFGPGVVNFQ from the coding sequence ATGACGGCGGAATTCGTCCATCTGCACGTCCACACGGCCTATTCGCTGCTGGACGGCGCGATCAAGCTGAGCGACCTGTTCGACAAGGCGGAGCGCGACGGCCAGACAGCCGTGGCGATCACCGATCACGGCAATCTGCATGGCGTCGTGCAATTCGCCTACCAGGCTAAGAACCACAACATCAAGCCGGTGATCGGCTGCGAGGTCTACCTGGCGCACGGCAGCCGGCACGACAAGTCGAACGAGCAGCCGCGGGCCTATCACCAGGTGCTGCTTTGCGAAAACGAGGCCGGCTGGCGCAACCTCCTGCAAATCATCAACACCGCGCACCTCGAGGGCAAAACCTCGGGGCTGTTCGGCCGGCCGCGCGCCGACCGGGAGCTGCTGGAGAAGCACAGCGAAGGGCTCGTCTGCCTGTCGTCGTGCCTCTCGGGGATGGTGCCGCGCACGCTGCTCGAACTGGGTTACGACAAGGCGCTGGCGATGGCCGACTGGTATCGCCAGGTGTTCCCGGGGCGTTTCTACATCGAAATCCAACGAAACGGCCTGGAAGATCAGGAAAAGGCCAACGTCGACCTGTTGAAAATCGCCCGGGAGTTGGAACTGCCGGTCGTCGCCACCTGCGACGCGCATTATCTCGACCGCGAACACGCGCGCAGTCACGAAATTTTGCTGTGCATCCAGACCGGCGCGACGATGAACGACCCCAAGCGGTTCAAGTTCAGCTCCGACCAGATCTACTTCCGCACCCGCGCCGAGATGGCCGAGACCTTCGGCGATCTGCCGGCGGCGCTGCGCAATACCCTCGAGGTGGCGGAACGCTGCACGTTCGTGCCGCAGTTCGGCGCGGCGGTGTTCCCGGCTTACCAGACGCCGCGGGGCGAGGACTCGATTTCCACCTTCACCAAGGCGGCGCGCTCCGGGCTTTTGCGGCGCTTGAAACCGCTGCGGGAAAGCCACGACGAGCAGCGCGACGGGCCGTGGATGCAAGTGGAAAAAATCTACGCCGAACGGCTGGAAATCGAGATCGACCTGATTACGCGGAAAGGCTTCGCCGACTATTTCCTGATCGTGCAGGATTTCATCGGCTGGGCGCGGGACCACGGCATCCCGGTGGGGCCGGGGCGCGGCAGCGCCGCCGGCGCGCTGGTGTCCTACGCGCTGGGCATCACCAACATCGATCCGCTCCGTTACAACCTGTTGTTCGAGCGATTCCTGAACCCGGAACGGCAGGACAATCCGGATATCGACGTCGATTTCTGCGCCGAACGCCGCGACGAGGTCATTCGTTACGTTTCCGAAAAGTACGGCGAGGCGCACGTCTCGCAGATCGCCACCTTCGGCTCGATGAAGGCCCGCCAGGTCGTGCGCGACGTCGGCCGCGCGATGGGCTATTCGTTCGGCGAGGTCGACTCGATCGCCAAGCTGATTCCTGACGACCTGAACATGACCCTGGCCAAGGCCGAAAAGACGCCGGATGTCGAGCGGCTGCTCAAGGACGCCGAATGGGCGCGCGAGTTGTGGTTCCACGCCAGGGCGCTCGAGGGGCTGCCCCGGCACGTTTCGACGCACGCCGCCGGCGTGGTGATCAGCCGCCAGCCGCTCGGCGAATGCGTGCCGCTCATGCTCGACAAGGACGCCAACGTCGTCTGCCAGTTCGACAAGAACGACGTCGAAACCGCCGGCCTGATCAAGTTCGATTTTCTCGGCCTCAAGACGCTGACGGTCATCGACAAGACCCTGCGCATGATCCGCGAGGTGCACGGCATCGACATCGACATGGACCGCATCCCGCTCGACGACCCCGAGGCCTATGCGCTGCTGGGCCGCGGCTTGTCCACCGGCGTATTCCAGTTCGAATCGCCGGGCATGCGCGATCTGCTCGTGCGGCTCAAGCCCGATCGCATCGAGGATCTCACCGCCATCAACGCGCTCTACCGGCCCGGCCCGATCGGCTCGGGCATGATCGACGATTTCATCGCCCGCAAGAAGGGCGAGCAGAAAGTCGTCTACGACCTGGACATCCTGGGAAAAATCCTCGAATCGACTTACGGCATGATGGTCTACCAGGAACAGGTGCAGCAGGTCGCGCACGTCGTCGGCGGCATGAGCCTGGGCGAAGCCGACCTGATGCGCCGGGCCATGGCGAAGAAAAAAATCGACAAGATGGCCGCCTTCAAGGTGAAGTTTTTGGAAGGGGCGGCGCGGCAGCACCTGGCCCGCAACGCCGTCGAAAAAATCTGGGACATGATGGAAAAATTCGCCGAATACGGCTTCAACAAGAGCCATTCGGCCGCCTACGCGCTGGTCGCCTACCAGACGGCTTACCTCAAGGCCCATTATTCCTCGGCGTTCATGGCCGCGCTGATGACGATGGAAAAGAACGATTCCGACAAGATCATGGCCAAGATCGCCGAATGCCGCGACCTGGGCATCAAGGTGCTGCCGCCCGACGTCAACGAGAGCGGCCGGGAATTCACCATCAACAAGAAGGGGCAGATCCGTTTCGGCCTGGAAGCGGTGAAAAACGTCGGGGAGGGCGCGGTCCTGAGCATGATCGAGGCGCGCCAGAAGGACGGGCCGTTCAAGGGGTTGTACGATTTTTGTGAGCGCATCGACGTACGCAAGGCCAACAAGCGCGTGGTCGAAAGCCTGGTGAAGTGCGGCGCGTTCGACAGCCTGGAGCCGCATCGCGCGGCACTGCTGGCGGCGGTCGAGGGCGCGATGGATCAGGCGGTCCGCCGGCAGACGGACCGCGATTCCGGCCAGACCAGCCTGTTCGGCATGCTCGAGGCCAAGAACCCGACCGCGGCCGCGCCGGCGCTGCCCAACGTGCCGGAATGGTCGCACGACGAACTGCTGCGGTTCGAAAAGGAAGCGCTCGGGTTTTTCATCACCGGGCATCCGCTCGACGACTACCGGCTGCTGATCGACCGCTTCGCCAACGCCGATTCCGAGACTCTGCGCGACGCCACGGCCGCCCGCGAGGTGCGGATCGCCGCGGTCTTCACCGCCCTCGACAAAAAAATGACCAAGACCGGCAAGCCCATGGCGATGGGCATGGCCGAGGACCAGAAAGCGCCGTTCCGCGTCACCCTGTTCGCCGAGGCGCTCGAAAAATCGGCCGCCCTGTTGGAAAATCTCGAACAGCCCGCGCTGCTTTTCGGCAAGATCGACCTACGCGACGGCGGCAACGGCCTGCTGGTGGAAAAAGCGATTCCTCTTGTGAAAGCGCCCGAAGTATGCAGTAATGAAGTGCACTTCAACTTGCGCACGGTCGGTCTGTCCAAGGGGCAACTGCAACGGCTGGCGGAGTGCATTCATCGCCATCCCGGTTCCTGCCGGGGGGTGATTCATCTGGAAATTCCCGATCGCAGTGAGGCGACGTTTGTATTGCCAAACCGGCTGGGACTTAGTCCTTCGGATGATCTGGTCGAAGAGGTGCGAGCGATCTTCGGCCCCGGGGTGGTCAACTTTCAATGA